The window GCATCCACCTGCCCTGCGACCTGCGGCGCTATCTGCGGGTCGGCGCTCCGACGTTCGGCAACTTCGTGGAACGCCTGACCATCTGGCCGGACGATCCGACGTCACCGGAGTCGTTCGGAGCGGAGCTACGCCGGGCGACCGAGCTGGGCCAGCCGCTGGCCAGGCAGGCCTTCCAGATCGCGAAGTCCTGGCTGCCTCGACCGCGCCCCCAGGCCGCCGCGCCGCCGGCCGCACCCGACGTGCGGCCGTGGCTGGTCAGCTGGGGCCGGGAGCCCGAGCTGGAACGTCTGCGGTGGCTCGCCCCGCCGGAGGAGCGCTTCTTCGCCAACGCGCGCTCCGGGGGCAAGGACGAAGGCATCTCCTTCATCTACCTGGAACTCGCGGGCGTGCTGCACGTGCGGGCGCAGTTCGACGAGCGCCGCTACGACCCGGTGCTGGTGAACGAGGCGTTGAACCTCCTGTGCACCGACCCGATCAAGGTGCTGAACGGCCAATCCGGCCAGCGGGCCTGACCGGGTCGGTGACGGTCCTTCGCCCAGGAGGACGACGGCTGGCTCAGGACGTCGACAGGTAGTCGTCGAACGAGATGCCGGTGAGGCGCTCGTACGCCTCGACGTAGCGCGCCCTCGTCGACACGACGACGTCGGCCGGCAGCTCGGGGGCCGGAGTGTCACGGTCCCAGCCTGAGTTGACCAGGTAGTCCCGGATGAACTGCTTGTCGAACGACGGCTGGGCCCCGCCCGGCGACCACAGGTCCGCCGGCCAGAAGCGGGACGAGTCCGGGGTGAGCACCTCGTCGCCGAGCCGCAGCACGCCGGCCGAGTCGTGGCCGAACTCGAACTTCGTGTCGGCGAGCAGGATCCCGCGCTCCGCGGCGAGGTCGCTCGCCCGGCCGAAGATCTGCAGGGTGAGCTTCTCCAGCTCGGTGGCGAGCTCGCCACCGACCCGGTCCGCCGCGTCGGCCCGGCTGATGTTCTCGTCGTGCTCGCCGATGGGCGCCTTCGTCGACGGGGTGTAGATCGGGTGCGGCAGCTTCGAGCCGTCGACGAGGCCCTCGGGCAGCGGGTGGCCGCTGACGGCGCCGGTGCGCTGGTAGTCCTTGAGCCCGCTGCCGGTCAGGTAGCCGCGAGCGACACATTCGATCATGGCCATGTCCAGCCGATGGCACAGCATCGACCGGCCGCGCAGCTGCTCCCGGTAGGGAGTGAGCTCGGCCGGGTACTCGTCGACGTTCGAGCTGATGACGTGCGACGGAACGAGATCGGCGAGCTGGTCGAACCACCACAGCGTCAGGCCAGTCAGCACCGCGCCCTTGTCGGGGATCTCGGTCGGCAGGATGACGTCGAACGCGGAGATCCGGTCGCTCGCGACCAGCAGGACCGCGTCATCTCCCACGGCGAACAGCTCGCGGACCTTACCCGAGCCCAGGTGCGTCAGCCCGGCGAACTCCTCGTGCGTAAGCGGCATGATTTCTCCAGGTTCCTAGCTCAACGCCGTCAGCTCAGCGCCGCGAGTCGGTCAAAAACAGGTCCCAGCCGCTCGACATAGCGTTCGGGCCGGCTGACCTCGTCGAGACGGCTCTCGTCGAGGGGCAGGCCGCGATCGGCGGCATGCTTGCGCAGCGTCTCCCGGAACGGGACGCCGGTCTGCCAGGTCTCCATCGCGGCGGCCTGGGTGATGACGTAGGCGTCCTCCCGGGACAGGCCGGTCTCGACCAGTTCCAGCAGGACGGCGGAGGTGTAGACCAGCCCGCCGGTGGCGTCGAGGTTCCCGCGCATCCGGTCAACGTCGACGACCAGGCCGGTCACCAGCCGGGTCGTCAGGTTCAGCAGGTAGTCGGCGCCGGCGGCCGCGTCCGGCAGCGCGATCCGTTCCGTCGAGGAGTGCGAGATGTCCCGCTCGTGCCACAGCGGCACGCCCTCGAGGACGGGGACGTACTGGGCCCGCACGATCCGGGCGAGCCCCGCGATCCGTTCGGACATGATCGGGTTCTTCTTGTGGGGCATCGCGGACGAGCCCTTCTGGCCCTTGCCGAAGGGCTCGGACAGCTCGCGCACCTCGGTGCGCTGCCCGTGCCGGACCTCCAGCGCCACCGCCTCGCACAGTGTGGCGATACCGGCCAGCGCCGCCACCCAGCTCGCGATGCCGTCGCGCAGCACGACCTGGGTCGCGACCGGCGCGGGGGCCAGGCCCAGCCTCTCGGCGACGTGGCGCTCCACGTCCGGGTCGATGTTCGAGTACGTCCCCACCGCCCCGGAGATCTTGGCGATGGCGACGTCGGCGCGGGCGGCACGCAGCCGGTCGCGGCAGCGCGCGACGCCGAACGCCAGGTCCGCGACCCGGTGGCCGAAGACCGTCGGCTCGCCGTGGATGCCGTGGGTGCGCCCGACCCGCAGCGTGGACCGATGGGCGAGCCCCAGGTCGCGCAGCGCCGCGACCAGGGTGTCCGCCTTGGCGAGCAGGAGGTCGGTCGCCTCGACCAGCTGAAGCGCGAGCGCCGTGTCGAGCAGGTCGGACGACGTCATTCCGAAGTGGACGTAGGCGGCCGCCGAGCGCGGCTCGGTCTGGTCGGCCCAGGCGGTGAGAAACGCGATCACGTCGTGCTGGGTGACGGCCTCGATCTCGGCGACCGCCGCCGGCGTCGGTGCCGGCGCCGCGCGCACCGGCTCGACCGCGTCGGCGGGGATGCGCCCGGCGGCGGCGTGCGCCTCCATGGCGAGCACCTCGACCTTGCACCACAGCTCGTACTTGTACGCCTCCGACCAGACCCGGCCCATCTCGGGCAGGGTGTAACGCTCGATCATGCCGACACGCCGGCGGGCGCCGCGGCGGCCGCCGTCACGCGGGCGAGCCCGTCCGCCGCCGCGCGCTCGAAGTCGTCCTTGTAGGTGGCGAGCTTGCCGGCGAGCTCCTGGTCGGCCAGGGCCAGGATCTGGACGGCGAGCACGGCCGCGTTGGTGGCGTTGTTCAGGCCGACGGTGGCCACCGCGACGCCCGGCGGCATCTGGGCGATGGCGAGCATCGAGTCCATCCCGTCGAGCGCGCCCCCGGAGATCGGGACGCCGATCACCGGCAGCGTGGTGAGCGCGGCGACGGTGCCCGGCAGCGCGGCGGCGAGCCCGGCGCCGGCGATGACCACCTGGATGCCTCGGCCGCGCAGGCCCTCCACCCAGTCGGCCAGCGTGCGGGGCGCGCGATGGGCCGAGAGCACGGCCTCCTCGTGGGCGACGCCGAACCGCGCGAGGGTCGCGCCGGCCTTGCTCATCGTCTGCGCGTCCGACGCCGACCCGTACACAACCGCGACCCGCGGGC of the Pseudofrankia saprophytica genome contains:
- a CDS encoding phosphoribosylaminoimidazolesuccinocarboxamide synthase, giving the protein MPLTHEEFAGLTHLGSGKVRELFAVGDDAVLLVASDRISAFDVILPTEIPDKGAVLTGLTLWWFDQLADLVPSHVISSNVDEYPAELTPYREQLRGRSMLCHRLDMAMIECVARGYLTGSGLKDYQRTGAVSGHPLPEGLVDGSKLPHPIYTPSTKAPIGEHDENISRADAADRVGGELATELEKLTLQIFGRASDLAAERGILLADTKFEFGHDSAGVLRLGDEVLTPDSSRFWPADLWSPGGAQPSFDKQFIRDYLVNSGWDRDTPAPELPADVVVSTRARYVEAYERLTGISFDDYLSTS
- the purB gene encoding adenylosuccinate lyase, which encodes MIERYTLPEMGRVWSEAYKYELWCKVEVLAMEAHAAAGRIPADAVEPVRAAPAPTPAAVAEIEAVTQHDVIAFLTAWADQTEPRSAAAYVHFGMTSSDLLDTALALQLVEATDLLLAKADTLVAALRDLGLAHRSTLRVGRTHGIHGEPTVFGHRVADLAFGVARCRDRLRAARADVAIAKISGAVGTYSNIDPDVERHVAERLGLAPAPVATQVVLRDGIASWVAALAGIATLCEAVALEVRHGQRTEVRELSEPFGKGQKGSSAMPHKKNPIMSERIAGLARIVRAQYVPVLEGVPLWHERDISHSSTERIALPDAAAGADYLLNLTTRLVTGLVVDVDRMRGNLDATGGLVYTSAVLLELVETGLSREDAYVITQAAAMETWQTGVPFRETLRKHAADRGLPLDESRLDEVSRPERYVERLGPVFDRLAALS
- the purE gene encoding 5-(carboxyamino)imidazole ribonucleotide mutase is translated as MSSNNTPESPSARPRVAVVYGSASDAQTMSKAGATLARFGVAHEEAVLSAHRAPRTLADWVEGLRGRGIQVVIAGAGLAAALPGTVAALTTLPVIGVPISGGALDGMDSMLAIAQMPPGVAVATVGLNNATNAAVLAVQILALADQELAGKLATYKDDFERAAADGLARVTAAAAAPAGVSA